The following proteins come from a genomic window of Thermoproteota archaeon:
- a CDS encoding DUF5678 domain-containing protein has protein sequence MATLIDDLMEYRRGRNWLERNASLLRMSYRGKYVAVLGNRVVDSDEDRYSLLQRLWSRGLYPGPVIIHFVD, from the coding sequence ATGGCCACTTTAATAGACGACCTCATGGAGTACAGGAGAGGTAGGAACTGGCTGGAGAGGAATGCTTCTCTGCTCAGGATGAGCTATAGAGGTAAGTACGTGGCGGTACTTGGGAACAGGGTCGTGGACAGCGACGAGGACAGGTACAGCCTCCTCCAGAGACTTTGGTCTAGGGGACTCTATCCTGGACCTGTCATAATTCATTTCGTAGACTGA